A portion of the Roseovarius sp. SCSIO 43702 genome contains these proteins:
- a CDS encoding phosphoribosyl-ATP diphosphatase, translated as MTLDELDRIVAARAGASPEESWTAQLLAKGPEKAAEKFGEEAVEAIIEAVKGDRARLASEAADVLFHLLVMLRARGVTLAEVMAELDARQQKSGLQEKAERPE; from the coding sequence ATGACACTCGACGAACTCGATCGCATCGTCGCCGCCCGCGCCGGCGCCTCGCCCGAGGAAAGCTGGACCGCGCAACTCCTGGCGAAGGGCCCCGAGAAGGCCGCCGAGAAATTCGGCGAGGAAGCGGTCGAGGCCATCATCGAGGCGGTGAAGGGCGATCGCGCACGCCTCGCCTCCGAGGCCGCGGACGTGCTCTTTCACCTTCTCGTCATGCTGCGCGCCCGCGGCGTGACGCTGGCCGAGGTCATGGCCGAACTCGACGCCCGCCAGCAGAAATCAGGACTTCAGGAAAAGGCCGAGCGACCCGAATGA
- the hisF gene encoding imidazole glycerol phosphate synthase subunit HisF, translating into MLKTRIIPCLDVADGRVVKGVNFVDLRDAGDPVDAARAYDAAGADELCFLDIHATHENRGTMFDVVRRTAEECYIPLTVGGGVRTPSDVRNLLLAGADKVSFNSAAVADPDVVRAASDLFGSQCIVVAIDAKTVAPDRWEIFTHGGRRATGIDAVEFARTVAAKGAGEILLTSMDRDGTRAGFNLPLTRAIVDAVDIPVIASGGVGTLDHLVAGVLEGGASAVLAASIFHFGDHTIAEAKAHMAAAGIPVRLGA; encoded by the coding sequence ATGCTCAAGACCCGCATCATCCCTTGCCTCGACGTGGCCGATGGCCGCGTCGTGAAGGGCGTGAACTTCGTCGACCTGCGCGACGCGGGCGATCCGGTCGATGCCGCGCGCGCCTACGACGCGGCGGGCGCGGACGAGCTGTGCTTCCTCGACATCCACGCCACGCACGAGAATCGCGGCACGATGTTCGACGTGGTGCGCCGCACGGCCGAGGAATGCTACATCCCGCTCACCGTGGGCGGCGGCGTCCGCACGCCTTCGGATGTGCGCAACCTGCTCCTCGCAGGCGCCGACAAGGTCAGCTTCAACTCCGCCGCCGTGGCCGACCCCGACGTGGTGCGCGCGGCCTCCGATCTCTTCGGAAGCCAGTGCATCGTCGTGGCCATCGACGCCAAGACCGTGGCGCCCGACCGCTGGGAGATCTTCACCCATGGCGGCCGCCGCGCCACCGGCATCGACGCCGTCGAGTTCGCCCGCACCGTCGCGGCGAAGGGGGCGGGCGAAATCCTGCTCACCTCGATGGACCGCGACGGCACGCGCGCGGGCTTCAACCTGCCGCTCACCCGCGCCATCGTCGATGCGGTCGACATCCCCGTCATCGCCTCGGGCGGCGTGGGCACGCTCGACCATCTGGTCGCGGGCGTGCTCGAAGGCGGCGCCTCAGCGGTGCTCGCCGCGTCGATCTTCCATTTCGGCGACCATACCATCGCCGAGGCCAAGGCCCACATGGCCGCCGCCGGCATTCCCGTGAGGTTGGGCGCATGA
- a CDS encoding DUF302 domain-containing protein gives MKRILAAVAAGFLATGAWAGADDIVRVKAEGDVDKVMDALELAVEGAGATVFARVDHATGAEEAGMYIAPSQVLIFGNPKIGTLAMQDDPLAGLYLPMKVLVYRDGDGQVWLAYEEPGEMLDDAEGISDDAEYLGQMREALEALTAKAAKG, from the coding sequence ATGAAACGAATTCTTGCCGCGGTCGCCGCCGGATTTCTTGCCACCGGCGCCTGGGCCGGCGCCGACGACATCGTGCGGGTCAAGGCCGAAGGCGATGTGGACAAGGTGATGGACGCGCTGGAGCTTGCCGTCGAGGGCGCGGGGGCCACGGTCTTTGCCCGCGTCGATCACGCCACGGGTGCCGAGGAGGCGGGCATGTATATCGCGCCGTCGCAGGTTCTCATCTTCGGAAATCCGAAGATCGGGACGCTGGCGATGCAGGACGATCCGCTCGCGGGGCTTTACCTGCCGATGAAGGTGCTTGTCTATCGCGATGGCGACGGGCAGGTCTGGCTGGCCTACGAGGAGCCGGGCGAGATGCTCGACGATGCCGAGGGGATTTCGGACGATGCCGAATACCTGGGGCAGATGCGCGAGGCGCTGGAGGCGCTGACCGCCAAGGCCGCGAAGGGCTGA
- the hisA gene encoding 1-(5-phosphoribosyl)-5-[(5-phosphoribosylamino)methylideneamino]imidazole-4-carboxamide isomerase: protein MILYPAIDLKDGQAVRLLRGEMDAATVFNDDPAAQAAEFVAAGCEWLHLVDLNGAFAGEPVNAAAVEAILARCDVPAQLGGGIRDMATIERWLSKGLARVILGTVAVENPALVREAARAFPGQVAVGIDARDGRVATKGWAEETDVMVTDLARSFEDAGVAAIIYTDIDRDGAMQGPNIEATAALARAVSIPVIASGGVSSLADLIALRDCGAPLDGAISGRALYDGALDLRAALDALSS, encoded by the coding sequence ATGATCCTCTACCCCGCCATCGACCTCAAGGACGGCCAGGCCGTGCGCCTCCTGCGCGGCGAGATGGACGCCGCCACCGTCTTCAACGACGACCCCGCGGCCCAGGCGGCCGAGTTCGTGGCGGCGGGCTGCGAATGGCTGCATCTCGTGGATCTGAACGGCGCCTTCGCTGGCGAGCCGGTGAACGCCGCGGCGGTCGAGGCGATCCTCGCGCGCTGCGACGTGCCCGCGCAACTCGGCGGCGGCATTCGCGACATGGCCACGATCGAACGCTGGCTCTCGAAAGGTCTCGCGCGGGTGATCCTCGGAACCGTCGCGGTCGAGAACCCCGCCCTCGTGCGCGAGGCCGCCCGCGCCTTTCCCGGTCAGGTGGCCGTGGGCATCGACGCCCGCGACGGGCGCGTGGCCACGAAGGGCTGGGCCGAGGAAACCGATGTCATGGTCACCGACCTCGCCAGGTCCTTCGAGGACGCGGGCGTCGCGGCGATCATCTATACCGACATCGACCGCGACGGCGCCATGCAGGGCCCCAATATCGAGGCGACGGCGGCGCTCGCCCGCGCGGTCTCGATCCCGGTGATCGCCTCGGGTGGCGTCTCCTCGCTCGCCGACCTCATCGCCCTGCGCGATTGCGGCGCGCCGCTCGACGGCGCGATCTCCGGCCGCGCGCTCTATGACGGCGCGCTCGACCTGCGCGCGGCGCTCGACGCTCTTTCGAGCTAG
- a CDS encoding DUF2147 domain-containing protein, protein MKRIGMAAVALVMSAGIAWAADPLEGYWRTAKDDNGNSGLIHVKPCGGALCGTLIKAYGPNGKEIKSDNVGRQIISQTKAEGGGAYSGKVYSPDRGKTYASRLQMSGNTLKVKGCVLGICRDGGTWKKVK, encoded by the coding sequence ATGAAACGTATCGGTATGGCGGCGGTTGCGCTGGTGATGAGCGCGGGGATCGCCTGGGCGGCGGATCCGCTCGAAGGCTATTGGCGGACCGCGAAGGACGACAACGGCAATTCGGGGCTCATCCATGTGAAGCCCTGCGGCGGCGCGCTTTGCGGCACGCTGATCAAGGCCTACGGCCCGAATGGCAAGGAGATCAAGAGCGACAACGTGGGGCGCCAGATCATCTCGCAGACCAAGGCGGAGGGCGGCGGCGCCTATTCGGGCAAGGTCTATTCGCCGGATCGCGGCAAGACCTACGCGTCGCGGCTTCAGATGTCGGGCAACACGCTCAAGGTGAAGGGCTGCGTGCTCGGGATCTGCCGTGACGGCGGGACGTGGAAGAAGGTCAAGTAG